DNA from Patescibacteria group bacterium:
TTCTTTTCAGAAAATGTTTACATGTGGCGGCATTGCGGATAGTGCACTTTAGTTGGAATCGGAGCCGCTACCGGAGCCTGCAATTGCCACCATAGTATCTTGTGAAGCGTTTTATTTATCAGCTATGTTATAATTGATTCAAGAAGGAATTACGCAAAAGCTTTGTATGCCAAAAATAATTATTTTAAAACTTACAAGTATCACATATTCGGGAAAATCGATAGGCGATGATATTGGGATTGAAATCGAGGTGCTTGGCAGCACGACTCAATTTGCTACGAAATTGAAAAAAAGTGAACATATAAAGACCAATCTTCAGATCGGCACAACAACCGTTGACAAAAAGATTGTCATGATTCCCGTAACGATTCGCGTGACTGAACGCGATATTCTTTTTTCGGACAAAGGAAATATTAAAGCCACGATAAAAATAGATCCAAACGTATCGTTTCCGCAAATGTCGGTTCATCATGTGGATGTTAAGGAATTCCGCGCATATCTGACCAAATCAACCGCGCGCTTTGAACTAATCATTGCGGCGAGCGTTGCGCGCGCAATCAAAAAACGCATCTCATCAGCAATAAACCTTCGTTGGACTGGCGATTTCCACGATGATCCCGAAGACATTATTTTAGCACGGCTTATTTTTGGTGAAGCGGAGGATCAGTCGCGTGAAGCAAAAATATGGATCGGCGGCTCCGTGCTCAATCGAGTCAGGGCCAAAGCATGGCCGAATACTATTCAGGACGTCGTTCTTCAGAGGGGGCAGTATGATCCTTTTAAAAAAACTGATCGTAATTTCAAAAAGATCACAGACCCTCTCACAGGTGCAGGCAAAGCAAGAAAGACCGCGTGGGAGGAATCATACGAAATGGCACGCGGCCTTCTTTCCGGAAACATTGCAAATCCTTCGACCGCGACTCATTTCCATGGTCGTGGGATTTCTTGCGTTTGAT
Protein-coding regions in this window:
- a CDS encoding cell wall hydrolase — encoded protein: MPKIIILKLTSITYSGKSIGDDIGIEIEVLGSTTQFATKLKKSEHIKTNLQIGTTTVDKKIVMIPVTIRVTERDILFSDKGNIKATIKIDPNVSFPQMSVHHVDVKEFRAYLTKSTARFELIIAASVARAIKKRISSAINLRWTGDFHDDPEDIILARLIFGEAEDQSREAKIWIGGSVLNRVRAKAWPNTIQDVVLQRGQYDPFKKTDRNFKKITDPLTGAGKARKTAWEESYEMARGLLSGNIANPSTATHFHGRGISCV